Genomic DNA from Acidobacteriota bacterium:
TGCCGCAGAGCCTCGGCCCGGGCTTCGATCTCCGCTTCGGCGGCCTCCATACGGGCTTGCTCGTCGGCGGTGAGCTCGCGCTCTTCCCGCGCTGCAGCCTCGGCGATGCGCCGGAGCTCCTCGACGGATCCGGCGATCTCTTCGCGGAATTCCTCCTGGACCCGCCGCAGCTCTTCCCGCTGAAGCTCGGCCTGCTCTCGTTGAGCCAGGGCTCGCTCCCGGGCGGCCTCCCGCTCCTCGCCTCGCAGCTGCTCCCGTTCTCGTCCTCGTTCCTGCTCGCGGGCAGCGGCGGCCCGACGCTGCTCCTCATTGCGCACTGGTTCTCCGGAGGGCAGAGCAGCGACCCGGGCCACCGGCACCCGTGAGCCCGGGCTCAGGGGCAGGGTGGCGACCACCGGCCGGGCGGTTTCGGGGGCGACGGTGTGCCGTAGGGCAGCGGCCACCGGAGCATCTCCCGCAACCTCCTCCGGAGCTTCCGGCGCCGGCAGCACAGTCACCGGATGCTCCGGCAGCGGTGCCGAGGGCACTTCCGGAGGCCGGGGAGGAGCCGGGATGCTGTGCTCCCCGCGGGGGGCAGGGGGGGCTTGCGGCGCAGGAGGGGCCTCCGGAGCTAGTGGAGCCTCCGGAGCCGGGGAAGCCTGCGGTGCCTCAGGGGCTGCGGGAGCCTCCGGAGCTTCGGGCGCCGGTGGTGCCTCCGGAGCCGTCGGGGGCTCCGGCGGTGCCACTTCGGGTGCGGCACCGGTGACGCCGGGGAGGGCGACGCCCAGGGTCAGGACCAGTACCAGAACCGCCGGCAAACACCAGCGGGGCGCCCTGGAGATGGAGCCGGAAGCGCGCAGCAGGCGCTCCACCCGCCGGCGCAGGCCGCGGCCACCGGCGGCCATGGCGGGACCGGGGAGCGGCGCCAGGTCTTGATGCCAGGGGGCGGTGTGCCAGCCGGCGACGGCGGTGAGGCAGCTGGCGAGCTCCAGGGGCTGGCCGGTGTGGGCGGCGGCCCAATCATCGCAGTGATATTCCGCCAGCTGGGCCAGGCGGCGGCGGGCCACCCGGTGCAGGGGCTGGAAGAAGAAGATGCGCTCCAGTCCCCGGGCCAGCAGCTGCCAGGCCGGGTCGTGGCGGACCAGGTGCGCCAGCTCGTGGGCTACGGCACTCTCCTGCTGGGCTGGTGCGAGCTCCTGCACCGCCCGTTCCGGCAGGCAGATTTCGCCCTGGCGGCCCCAGCCCCGAGCCACCGGTACCGGCAGATAGAGGCTGCTGAACAGCCGCGGGCCGGCATTGGTGAGCGCGGCATCGGTGAGCGCGGCATCGTTGGATGCCGGCGTCTTCGGGCTCAGCGTCCGTAGCAGCCGGCGAAGCGCCTGGGCGGCGGGCCCCTGGTGCAGCGGCCGGCGGCCTTCGAGGCGGCGGCGCCAGATCAGATGCCCTAGCACCAGAAAAGCGATTCCGGTGACGGCGCCCAGCAGCCAGACGGCGGTGAAGGTGTTGGCCCAAGGAATGGATCCCCAAAGGGCAGCGAAGGAGCTTGCCGCCGGGGACAGGGAGCCATCCGTCAAGGGCACGGCGGTGGGCGCCAACGGGAGGTTGGCGGCGTTCGCCGGCAACGCTTCCGCCGCGGCGGAGAGAGACCCGTTGGCGGGCAGCGGCACCGATGCCGCTACGGGTAGGGCTGCCATGGGTTCCGCTGCGGTGCCGAGCCAGTTCCAGGGGTTGGCGGCGGCGGGCAGCAGATAGCGCAGGGTGGTGGTGCCCAGGGCGCCCACCAGGGCGCTGCGCCAGACGATCTCCTCGGCGGCGGTGGGGAGCCAGCGGCTCAACGCCCAGGCGAGAGCGAGAAAGACGGTGCTGTGGAGGGCGTAGGTGAGCAACCAAGGCGCCAGGGCCTGGCTGAAGGAGCTCCAGAGCTCTTGTAGGGTCGCGATCATTGTTCTTCCTCCCGCCGTTGCCCGGCGATGAGCTGGCGCAGCTCGTCCAGCTCGCCGGCGTCGATTTCGTGCTCCGCGATGAGATGGCTGACCAGGGCCGCGGCGTCCCCCTGGAATAGGCGTTGGGTGAGGTCCCCGACCATGCTGCGGCGGACCTCGGCTTCGGTGACGGAGGGTCGGTAGATGTAGCGCCGGCCTTCCTGCCGGTGATCGACGACGCCCTTGTCTTCCATTTTGGCGAGCATGGTGGCGATGGTGGTGGGGGCCAGACCGCGCTCGGCCTCCAGGGCCCCGTGAACGTCGGCGACGGCGGCTTCACCGCGCCGCCACAGGACCTTCATGATGGCCAGTTGCAGATCTCCAAGTCGGTGTTTTCGAGCCATGATTCTCCTTGGGTGAATACGTAGGCCGGGACTGAGATGTTCCCCGAACCCTTCGAGCATCGATTCGGTCGGCGCCGCGAACACCCGACCTGGCGGGCTCGTGACATCAACTACTCTATTAGTACTACCCGGGTAGTTGAATGTCAAGGGATGAATACTACTGGGGTAGTAATTGGTCGAGAATCCTGCCCCCGGGCGGCGTCTGAGTTACGCTCTGACGGCAGAGAGTCCCGAACCGCAAACCCCATCGACCCGCACCGAGGACCGACCATGACCGCGAGCAACGACCCGCCCTTCCGAGTCGACCAGATCGATCACGTGGAATTCTTCGTCCCCAGCCGCCGGGCGGCGGCGGCTTGGTATCAGCGGATCCTGGGGCTGGAGGTGGTACCGGAATTCGAAAGCTGGGCGGAGGATCCCCGAGGCCCGCTGATGATCGCCACGCCTCGGGCGGGAACCAAGCTGGCGCTCTTTCGCGGTGAGTCCCAGGGTGGCCGCCCCACCGCCGGTTTTCACCTGGTGGCCTTTCAAGTCAGCGGTGAAGGGTTCCTCCGCTTCCTCCGCCGGCTGCCGGAGCTCGACCTCCAGGATCACCTGGGCCGCCGGGTGACGGAGGAGCTGGCCAAGGACCACCAGAAGGCCTGGTCGATCTATTTCTCCGATCCCTGGGGCCACCGCTTGGAAATCACCACCTACGATCACCAGACCGTGGCCCGGGCGCGCCGGGCCTGAGGCCGGTCACAGCCGGCGTCTCGGGCTGGGGCCCAATTGCGCCATCTGGCGGGGCTGGGGGAGAATCGCGGCACATGATCGAGCTTGTGCTGTCTGCCCGGTGCGCGTCGCGCGCGTGGCCTGAGCTGGACCCTGAATCCAGCCTAGGGCTTTGGAAGGTTCTCGTGGCGAAGCTGAGAGGTTTGCCGTGCTCGTCCCACTGGTCTTCGAGAGGGGGGCTGGGTCCCCATCCTCGCGGCAGGGCCCCGGGAGAAGCGAGGGATGCGGATGACGAGCGGAGAGAGCTGGCGGTGGGAGATCGGTTCCATGGGACCTCGCTTTCTTGAGCGCCCTCACCCCGGAGATCGCCGCCGATTTGGTGCGCCGCATCGCCGATGGCGACGACGGGGCCGAGGGCGAGTTGATCGAGCGCAGTGGCGGGACTTTGCGCTTCCTGGCCCGCCGCTTCACCCGCAGCGAGGCGGATGCGGAGGATCTCTACCAGGACACGCTGATGCTCGCCCTGACGAAGATTCGCCGTGGCGAGGTCCAACAACCGGAGCGGCTGGCCGGCTTCCTCCGCTCCTTGGTGAAGAATCTGAGCACCCAACAATACCGCCGCCGCAGATATCAGGCGGAGACTTCGTTGGAGCAGCGGTTGGACTTCGAGGACGCGGCGGCGGCGAGCCCGCTGGACGGATTGCTGCACCAGGAGAGGAGCTCTTTGACCCGCCGTGTTCTCTCCGAGCTCGGGGTCCCGCGGGATCGCGAGGTTCTCTTTCGCTACTACCTCACGGGAGAGAGCAGCTCCCGCATCTGCGCCGATCTGGAGATCGAAGGCGATCACTTCTACCGCGTCCTGTCGCGGGCTCGGCAGCGTTACCGGCGGCTGTGGGAAGAGGCGCGAGCTGAATGAGCGACCCACGACAACCGAAGGCCATGGACCATCCCCGCATCGACGACGAGCACGTCCTCGACCGCTATCTGGCGGGCCGCCTCGCTCCGGAGGACGAGGCCCTCTTCGAGGAGCACCTCTTCGAATGCGGCGAGTGTCTGGAAGCGGTGCAGGCGGGGGAGGAGCTGCGCCGGGGGCTGCAGCAGGTGGCGGCCGAGGATGGGACGCCGAACGCGGCCCCGGAAGGGCTCCCCAGAGCGCTCGAATCGGCCACCGAGACCGGCGCCCTCGCCTGGTTGCGCAGTCGTCGGCCTCCACAGCTGATGGGCCTGTTGGCCGTCGCCCTGGCTCTGGTGGTGATGCCGGTGTTGTTGCTGCGCCAGGGCGCGGAGCTCGACCGGCTGGAACAAGAGAACGCGAGGCTCACGGCGGCCGGCGGGGGGCAGAGCGAGCCCGGGGTATGGACCCTCGCCGAGCCGCTGGCGAACCTGGCCGTGGTCTCGTTGGGTGTATCGCGGGACGCCGGGGGCACGGTGGAGATCCGGCCGGATCCGCAGAGCGACGCCCTGCTGCTCTCCCTCGAGCTTCCGGCGGTGGACGCGGCGCACTACCGCGTGGATCTGCGGGATACCGCCGGAGAGACGCTGTGGAGCAGCGGCGAGCTCGAGCCCACCCTCTACGACACTCTCCTCGTCGCCCTCCCGCCCTCCTTCCTGCCGCCGGGGGAGTACCGCATCGAGATCCATCGAGCACCGAGCGAGAGCTCCGCGCCGGCGGCGGAGATGGCCTTCCGGGTGCTGGCGCCGAGCGCTGGCGATCCCCCGGAAAGCCCATAGCGAGGCCCTGTCGGAAGACCGGCGGGACAGGCCCGAGATTGGAATCCGCGACAGAGAGATCGAGGGGCAGAGGGATGAGAGGTTTTCCCACCGCCACTCACTCAGAGGGTGGAGCCAACGACAACTTTCTACCGAAGGAGAGCCCTGATGACCCGTTCCACGAGCTCGAATGAGAAGAAGCTTCCCCAGCCCGGAGATTTCGCCCGTCACTGGCGGGTAGTGGCGGGAGATATCGGTCATACGGATCCGTCGCAGGAGCCGGATAGAAAGTACTACGCCGTCCTCGTCTACGAAGCCGGAGAGGATACCTTCCAGCTCTTCTCCCAGAAGGAAGAGAACGGCATCGTTGGCGAGATGGTCTGGAGACAGAATCTCCACTACAACCCCGAGACAGGAACCCTCGAGAGCTTCATCGAGCCCCGCATGCTGGAGCGCTCCATCAGCTTCTGGCCCGGAGGTGGCAGCAGTGGCCGTCCGGACTGCATCTACGCCATGCGAAAGGCTGGGCTGGAAGGCCTGGATCCGACGACGATCGAGGAAACGCTACTCCCCTGGGAGTACCGCAAGGAGCCGGGGGACGACGGAGAGATCCTGGTGGCCACGCCCTATGGTGCTTGGGGAGCCGAGGGCGGCTGAGGGGCGACCGCCGGCCGGACCATGCCGGGCTCCTCTAGCGCCAATCCCCCTGCAGGGTGAACGCGGCCCAGAAGAACGGATCCCGCCAGCGCCGCTCCTCGCGCAGGGCCAGCTGAGC
This window encodes:
- a CDS encoding M56 family metallopeptidase, which translates into the protein MIATLQELWSSFSQALAPWLLTYALHSTVFLALAWALSRWLPTAAEEIVWRSALVGALGTTTLRYLLPAAANPWNWLGTAAEPMAALPVAASVPLPANGSLSAAAEALPANAANLPLAPTAVPLTDGSLSPAASSFAALWGSIPWANTFTAVWLLGAVTGIAFLVLGHLIWRRRLEGRRPLHQGPAAQALRRLLRTLSPKTPASNDAALTDAALTNAGPRLFSSLYLPVPVARGWGRQGEICLPERAVQELAPAQQESAVAHELAHLVRHDPAWQLLARGLERIFFFQPLHRVARRRLAQLAEYHCDDWAAAHTGQPLELASCLTAVAGWHTAPWHQDLAPLPGPAMAAGGRGLRRRVERLLRASGSISRAPRWCLPAVLVLVLTLGVALPGVTGAAPEVAPPEPPTAPEAPPAPEAPEAPAAPEAPQASPAPEAPLAPEAPPAPQAPPAPRGEHSIPAPPRPPEVPSAPLPEHPVTVLPAPEAPEEVAGDAPVAAALRHTVAPETARPVVATLPLSPGSRVPVARVAALPSGEPVRNEEQRRAAAAREQERGREREQLRGEEREAARERALAQREQAELQREELRRVQEEFREEIAGSVEELRRIAEAAAREERELTADEQARMEAAEAEIEARAEALRQEIEQRVAEQQLHHEEVTREHMERAQHQLQEARQRLEEHQAEAMEQARQQLEERRAELQELSGEQREEMERELAEAQRELEESRQAIEEARQEIAAEEQRLAEEIRRELERERQRQRSGRSEDPDSRR
- a CDS encoding BlaI/MecI/CopY family transcriptional regulator, whose product is MARKHRLGDLQLAIMKVLWRRGEAAVADVHGALEAERGLAPTTIATMLAKMEDKGVVDHRQEGRRYIYRPSVTEAEVRRSMVGDLTQRLFQGDAAALVSHLIAEHEIDAGELDELRQLIAGQRREEEQ
- a CDS encoding VOC family protein, translating into MTASNDPPFRVDQIDHVEFFVPSRRAAAAWYQRILGLEVVPEFESWAEDPRGPLMIATPRAGTKLALFRGESQGGRPTAGFHLVAFQVSGEGFLRFLRRLPELDLQDHLGRRVTEELAKDHQKAWSIYFSDPWGHRLEITTYDHQTVARARRA
- a CDS encoding sigma-70 family RNA polymerase sigma factor, encoding MSALTPEIAADLVRRIADGDDGAEGELIERSGGTLRFLARRFTRSEADAEDLYQDTLMLALTKIRRGEVQQPERLAGFLRSLVKNLSTQQYRRRRYQAETSLEQRLDFEDAAAASPLDGLLHQERSSLTRRVLSELGVPRDREVLFRYYLTGESSSRICADLEIEGDHFYRVLSRARQRYRRLWEEARAE
- a CDS encoding anti-sigma factor, with translation MSDPRQPKAMDHPRIDDEHVLDRYLAGRLAPEDEALFEEHLFECGECLEAVQAGEELRRGLQQVAAEDGTPNAAPEGLPRALESATETGALAWLRSRRPPQLMGLLAVALALVVMPVLLLRQGAELDRLEQENARLTAAGGGQSEPGVWTLAEPLANLAVVSLGVSRDAGGTVEIRPDPQSDALLLSLELPAVDAAHYRVDLRDTAGETLWSSGELEPTLYDTLLVALPPSFLPPGEYRIEIHRAPSESSAPAAEMAFRVLAPSAGDPPESP